From the genome of Gemmatimonadota bacterium, one region includes:
- a CDS encoding phage portal protein: MYVRAGIEIRMGIEMDANGRRLAYHVFTRHPSEGLGRERTHVPAAEIIHFFVRYRPGQTRGYSLFAPVLTTLKMVDGLTDAELVASRLAAAKMGFIKNISPEAVAVVPNADR; this comes from the coding sequence ATGTATGTGCGGGCTGGCATCGAGATCCGAATGGGTATCGAGATGGACGCGAACGGTCGCCGGCTCGCGTACCATGTCTTCACGCGCCATCCGTCCGAGGGCTTGGGCCGCGAGCGCACGCATGTGCCGGCCGCCGAGATCATCCACTTCTTCGTCCGGTACCGGCCCGGCCAGACGCGCGGCTATAGCCTGTTCGCTCCGGTCCTCACGACGCTGAAGATGGTCGACGGCCTGACGGACGCTGAGCTCGTCGCGAGCCGGCTCGCGGCGGCGAAGATGGGCTTCATCAAGAACATCAGCCCTGAGGCGGTCGCTGTCGTACCTAACGCGGACCGGTGA
- a CDS encoding DUF3179 domain-containing protein produces the protein MKTRVLGLMAVLFAAAAVGGCGNDLPLLADPDELPLCSLDPDLLVASLPPDAIPALTLPEMVSPDAPEAQYLFDFDRVLGVVVNGEARAYPHNILWHHEIVNDRIGDTWISATFCPLTGSGLVFDPFANGERLELGVSGLLFANNLVLFDRITGGVYGPQLSVEGKCGVFLDESVSLRSVQEMSWGRWKQLHRDTKVVSENTDFGRNYRVYPYGSYDEITNSQLLFPMGVDRSRPMKERVLAIRIGEGGRGYPFGELAEMGETSVVNELVGGIPTVVFYEARDGETALAFDARVGGQTLTFSAAENGTWVDAGTGSTWTIDGSAIAGPMDGERLSTREDAYVLFWFAWRHFQPDGVLFQNPG, from the coding sequence ATGAAGACACGCGTCCTCGGACTCATGGCCGTGCTCTTCGCGGCAGCTGCGGTCGGCGGTTGTGGAAACGACCTGCCGCTGCTGGCCGATCCGGACGAGCTTCCTCTCTGTTCCCTTGATCCTGACCTTCTGGTCGCCAGCCTTCCTCCAGATGCCATCCCGGCGCTGACGCTACCTGAGATGGTCTCCCCTGACGCGCCGGAGGCGCAGTACCTCTTCGACTTCGACCGCGTGCTCGGGGTCGTGGTCAACGGTGAGGCTCGTGCTTATCCGCACAACATCCTCTGGCATCACGAGATCGTGAACGATCGCATTGGGGACACGTGGATCTCCGCGACCTTCTGCCCACTCACGGGCTCGGGGCTCGTCTTCGATCCCTTCGCCAATGGCGAGCGGCTCGAGCTCGGCGTGTCCGGGCTGTTGTTCGCGAACAACCTCGTGCTCTTCGACCGCATCACTGGCGGCGTGTACGGCCCCCAGCTCTCGGTGGAAGGGAAGTGTGGCGTGTTCCTCGATGAGTCGGTCAGCCTGCGATCCGTTCAGGAGATGAGCTGGGGCCGCTGGAAGCAGCTACACCGGGACACGAAAGTCGTCAGCGAGAATACGGACTTCGGGCGAAACTATCGTGTGTACCCGTACGGCTCCTACGACGAGATCACGAACTCCCAACTACTCTTCCCGATGGGCGTGGACCGTTCGCGTCCCATGAAGGAGCGTGTGCTCGCGATCCGGATCGGCGAGGGCGGGCGCGGATATCCGTTCGGCGAGCTCGCAGAGATGGGCGAGACCTCCGTCGTAAACGAGTTGGTCGGGGGCATACCCACGGTGGTCTTCTACGAAGCGCGTGATGGAGAGACCGCGCTCGCCTTCGACGCACGGGTCGGGGGTCAGACGCTGACCTTCAGCGCCGCCGAGAACGGGACCTGGGTCGACGCGGGGACTGGTTCGACATGGACGATCGACGGTTCGGCGATCGCTGGACCCATGGACGGTGAGCGTCTGAGCACGCGCGAGGACGCCTACGTGCTCTTCTGGTTCGCATGGCGACACTTCCAGCCCGATGGCGTCCTGTTCCAAAACCCAGGCTGA
- a CDS encoding helix-turn-helix domain-containing protein, whose translation MNTPLQMFVMMLAGWVNEQHRAVNAYLKEENRVLRELHGNKRLRFNDDQRRRLAAKGHALGRRVLREFEPIVTPDTILRWHRELIARKYDGSAVRGPGRPHIATEIRTLTVRMASENESWGCTRIVGELSKLGHRVSRSTVRRILKECGIGPAPERLPHMPWSKFLKAHWEAIAAADFFTVEVWTRVGLVRYLVFFVIDLSSRRVEIAGIAPAPNGLWMRQVARNLIDDLAGR comes from the coding sequence TTGAACACGCCTTTGCAGATGTTCGTGATGATGCTCGCGGGCTGGGTGAACGAGCAGCACCGAGCCGTCAATGCATACCTGAAGGAAGAGAACCGAGTGCTTCGCGAGCTGCACGGCAACAAGCGCCTGCGCTTCAACGATGACCAGCGGAGGAGACTGGCCGCGAAGGGCCATGCGCTCGGACGCCGCGTGCTGAGAGAATTCGAACCGATCGTGACACCGGACACGATTCTGCGTTGGCATCGGGAGCTGATCGCGAGGAAGTACGACGGAAGCGCAGTGCGAGGCCCGGGCCGACCTCACATAGCGACCGAGATCCGCACACTCACGGTGCGCATGGCGAGTGAGAACGAGAGCTGGGGTTGTACGCGAATCGTCGGGGAGCTGTCGAAGCTGGGACATCGGGTCTCGCGATCAACAGTACGGCGGATTCTGAAGGAGTGTGGGATCGGGCCCGCACCGGAGCGGCTGCCGCACATGCCATGGTCGAAGTTCCTGAAGGCGCATTGGGAAGCGATCGCTGCGGCCGACTTCTTCACGGTCGAGGTCTGGACCAGGGTGGGGCTGGTGCGGTACCTGGTGTTCTTCGTCATCGATCTGTCGAGCAGGCGCGTGGAGATCGCCGGAATCGCGCCGGCTCCCAACGGGCTGTGGATGCGACAGGTGGCCCGGAACCTGATCGACGACCTAGCAGGTCGCTGA
- a CDS encoding serpin family protein — MSRAVIHFRSVLSVALVLAACTDSFGPGSELITELPRALTVAEQRVIGGVNSFGLDLIREVVARDGRANIVLSPLSASMALGMTLNGADGETFDRMRATLGFADLSQEEINDSYHGLIELLTELDPEVRFDIANSLWANEDVPFHAAFLEAVKQAFEARSESRDFRDPATLTEINAWVEQSTNGLIDRILDELDPELALLLINAISFDGAWTTRFDPGETSRQGFTRADGSTVQVDMMSISDVEFPLGFGSDYTAVELPYGGAAFAMVVIVPREDARDFLAGLDADTWDRVIGGLTPTTVDLVRIPKFKLTYDAFLNDALDAMGMGSAFRPGADFTRMSPIGDQICIDFVRQKTFIEVDERGTRAAAVTAVGARTFSFNGLIADRPFVFAIRERLTGTLLFVGLVGDPQAEDPGPEPLVSKCR; from the coding sequence ATGTCACGAGCCGTCATCCACTTTCGATCCGTTCTTTCCGTCGCACTGGTCCTGGCCGCGTGCACTGACTCGTTCGGCCCCGGGTCGGAGTTAATCACCGAGCTTCCCCGGGCCCTCACGGTAGCCGAGCAGCGAGTCATCGGCGGCGTGAACAGCTTCGGGCTGGACCTCATTCGGGAGGTCGTCGCACGGGACGGGCGCGCAAACATCGTGCTCTCTCCGCTCAGCGCCTCGATGGCGCTGGGCATGACGCTGAACGGTGCGGACGGGGAGACGTTCGACAGAATGCGCGCGACGCTGGGATTTGCGGACCTCTCGCAGGAGGAGATCAATGACTCCTACCACGGGCTCATCGAGCTGCTGACCGAGCTGGACCCGGAGGTCCGCTTCGACATCGCCAACTCGCTCTGGGCCAATGAGGACGTGCCGTTCCATGCCGCCTTCCTCGAGGCGGTGAAGCAGGCGTTCGAGGCACGATCCGAGTCGAGAGACTTCCGGGACCCCGCCACACTCACCGAGATCAACGCCTGGGTCGAGCAAAGCACGAACGGTCTCATCGATAGGATCCTCGACGAGCTGGATCCCGAGCTCGCGCTGCTGCTCATCAACGCCATCTCCTTCGATGGCGCATGGACCACACGGTTCGATCCCGGCGAGACGAGTCGGCAGGGGTTCACGCGCGCAGACGGCTCGACGGTCCAGGTGGACATGATGTCGATCAGCGACGTGGAGTTCCCGCTGGGATTCGGCTCCGACTACACGGCGGTGGAGCTGCCATACGGCGGCGCGGCGTTCGCCATGGTCGTGATCGTTCCGCGCGAGGACGCTCGGGACTTCCTGGCCGGGCTGGACGCCGACACGTGGGATCGCGTGATCGGCGGGCTCACTCCCACGACCGTGGATCTCGTAAGGATCCCCAAGTTCAAGCTGACCTACGACGCCTTCCTGAACGACGCCCTCGATGCGATGGGGATGGGCTCCGCGTTCAGGCCAGGTGCGGACTTCACGCGCATGTCCCCCATCGGCGACCAGATCTGCATCGACTTCGTCCGTCAGAAGACCTTCATCGAGGTCGACGAGCGGGGGACCCGTGCCGCCGCCGTCACCGCGGTGGGCGCCCGTACGTTTTCGTTCAACGGACTGATCGCCGACCGACCGTTCGTATTCGCGATTCGCGAGCGACTGACCGGGACCCTTCTGTTCGTCGGGCTCGTGGGCGATCCGCAGGCGGAGGATCCAGGGCCGGAGCCGCTCGTGAGCAAGTGCCGGTAG
- a CDS encoding DUF374 domain-containing protein: protein MVYGYVGGGLWFIYILLLRLTLRIRVTGTDNVPNGSNFILCQWHESGPLSVETWVPRLPAYLRQRPHAWIVHSDWYTKPVWVLLSLVGVQKLVPSSTGNGRRGAAEEIVSYLKKGYSTFVTPDGPKGPPRTLKKGVLHMAVQSGVPILPMRISANRCFRTDSWDRKMQPLPFSTIHVALGAPITVTASTFDESIEALTHALG, encoded by the coding sequence TTGGTCTACGGGTACGTTGGGGGGGGGCTCTGGTTCATCTACATACTGCTGCTCCGATTGACCCTGAGGATCCGAGTTACGGGCACCGACAACGTGCCGAACGGCTCGAACTTCATTCTTTGCCAGTGGCATGAGTCCGGCCCCCTGTCGGTCGAAACATGGGTGCCGCGTCTTCCAGCCTATTTACGGCAGCGCCCGCACGCCTGGATCGTGCACTCGGATTGGTATACGAAGCCGGTTTGGGTCCTCTTGAGTTTGGTCGGCGTACAGAAACTCGTGCCTTCATCGACGGGGAACGGCCGTCGCGGAGCCGCGGAGGAGATCGTGAGTTACCTCAAGAAAGGGTACTCGACGTTCGTCACTCCGGACGGTCCGAAGGGACCGCCGCGAACACTGAAGAAAGGCGTGCTTCACATGGCCGTTCAGAGTGGCGTGCCGATCCTTCCCATGCGCATTTCAGCGAACCGCTGCTTTCGAACCGATTCGTGGGATCGAAAGATGCAGCCGCTGCCCTTTTCCACTATTCACGTGGCCCTCGGAGCTCCGATCACCGTGACGGCGAGCACCTTCGACGAGAGCATTGAAGCACTTACCCACGCCCTAGGGTAG
- a CDS encoding carboxypeptidase regulatory-like domain-containing protein, producing the protein MSRETSQPVVGALVYLLDDSGAVVRTALTDERGRVLFLRFPAGSYRVRAEMIGMATGESNLLEARVGATLHEEIRLDARPIRLEGIAVAVDERCRVRPAEGLLTAQVWDEARKALATAVFTDEQRLYRYQTMLYERDLDRNTRVIRRENQSRREANMRSPFRSRPAEELIDRGFVEPSGGVDLYFAPDANVLLSDVFLDSHCFRLRRGERGETAGLIGLAFEPTSERRRIIDVAGTLWLDPASSELRWLEYRYANLDPDIRSDEIGGRVEFQRMPEGGWIVPEWWIRMPRVALQTDGFRGGRRRYVVGFREAGGMVLDVQGAGRALRHRGTGGIEGVVRDSLGSALEGVRVDIVGAAQEVVTDSAGWFEISGLVEGIYRVRFVDPRLEAYGYSPEPLTPAVFNGEMTHVEFDMPSAASVLTDVCSEVRMVGPEWENLPPQAKGTGILVGWVRDAVTDEPLPGAVVRVLSYRYEFRPGGASVIDRGMFGVQTTTDEEGVYRVCRLPERELLTVVVVYEGVETEGDTLKIMEIGGAREHTVRVIRDRPER; encoded by the coding sequence TTGAGTCGCGAGACCTCCCAGCCGGTCGTTGGCGCTCTCGTCTACCTGCTCGACGACAGCGGAGCCGTCGTACGGACAGCACTCACCGACGAGCGGGGGCGCGTGCTGTTCCTCCGCTTCCCCGCCGGAAGCTACCGCGTGCGAGCGGAGATGATCGGGATGGCTACGGGAGAGAGCAATCTGCTCGAGGCTCGGGTCGGCGCGACACTCCATGAGGAGATCCGCTTAGACGCGCGGCCTATCCGACTCGAGGGCATCGCCGTAGCAGTGGACGAGCGGTGCCGGGTGCGTCCCGCGGAAGGACTGCTCACGGCCCAGGTCTGGGATGAGGCCCGAAAGGCGCTCGCTACCGCGGTGTTCACCGACGAGCAAAGACTGTATCGCTATCAGACCATGCTCTACGAGCGTGACCTGGATCGGAATACGCGGGTGATCCGGAGGGAGAATCAGTCCCGGCGTGAGGCCAACATGCGTTCGCCCTTCAGGAGCAGGCCGGCCGAGGAGCTCATCGACAGGGGCTTCGTGGAACCCTCGGGTGGCGTGGACCTGTACTTCGCGCCGGACGCGAATGTCCTACTGTCCGATGTCTTTCTCGACTCGCACTGCTTTCGATTGAGACGCGGCGAGAGAGGTGAAACAGCCGGACTGATCGGTCTGGCGTTCGAGCCGACGAGCGAAAGACGTCGTATCATCGACGTCGCCGGGACGCTCTGGCTCGACCCCGCGAGCTCCGAGCTTCGGTGGCTCGAGTATCGCTACGCGAACCTGGACCCCGACATCCGCTCGGACGAGATCGGAGGACGCGTCGAATTCCAACGCATGCCCGAGGGCGGCTGGATCGTGCCCGAGTGGTGGATCAGGATGCCGCGGGTCGCACTGCAGACGGACGGCTTCAGGGGCGGACGGCGGCGGTACGTGGTGGGCTTCCGCGAAGCCGGTGGGATGGTGCTCGACGTGCAGGGCGCTGGACGCGCGCTGAGGCATCGGGGAACGGGAGGCATCGAGGGCGTAGTGCGGGATAGTCTCGGAAGCGCCCTCGAGGGCGTTCGCGTCGACATCGTGGGAGCGGCTCAGGAGGTCGTCACCGACTCCGCTGGGTGGTTCGAAATCTCCGGCCTCGTCGAAGGGATCTATCGAGTACGATTCGTCGATCCCCGGCTCGAGGCCTACGGCTACTCGCCGGAGCCGCTCACGCCTGCGGTGTTCAACGGCGAGATGACCCACGTCGAGTTCGATATGCCCTCGGCGGCGAGCGTTCTGACCGATGTGTGCAGCGAGGTGCGCATGGTCGGTCCGGAGTGGGAGAACTTGCCCCCGCAGGCGAAAGGGACGGGGATCCTGGTGGGCTGGGTGCGCGATGCCGTGACGGACGAGCCGCTCCCCGGGGCGGTCGTGCGCGTCCTCTCGTATCGATACGAGTTCCGACCGGGTGGGGCCTCCGTCATCGACCGGGGGATGTTCGGAGTGCAGACGACGACCGACGAAGAAGGGGTCTACCGCGTGTGCCGGCTTCCAGAAAGAGAGCTCCTCACAGTGGTGGTCGTCTACGAAGGAGTAGAGACCGAGGGTGACACTTTGAAGATCATGGAAATCGGTGGGGCCCGGGAACACACGGTCAGAGTCATCCGGGATCGACCAGAGCGGTGA
- a CDS encoding transposase: MRGKRFLIHDRDPLYTRGFHEILRYAGVAHVRLPAKSPNLNAYAERFVLSIKSECLDRMVMLGEQHLRRAIANYLEHYQLERCHQGLGNRPIEGVPEPALGPVVRQERLGGILSHYYRKAA, encoded by the coding sequence TTGAGAGGAAAGCGGTTTCTCATCCATGACCGGGACCCGCTTTACACACGAGGCTTCCACGAAATCCTCCGCTACGCGGGCGTGGCGCATGTGCGATTGCCTGCGAAGAGTCCGAATCTGAATGCCTACGCGGAGCGCTTCGTCCTCTCGATCAAGTCGGAGTGCCTCGACCGGATGGTCATGCTCGGTGAGCAGCACCTACGGCGAGCGATTGCGAACTACCTGGAGCATTATCAGTTGGAGCGGTGCCACCAAGGCCTCGGCAACCGGCCGATCGAGGGGGTTCCAGAACCCGCCCTAGGGCCTGTCGTTCGACAGGAACGGCTGGGAGGAATCCTCAGCCATTACTATCGAAAAGCCGCTTGA
- a CDS encoding alpha/beta hydrolase has protein sequence MTSRHLFKSLTCALLVLSGCSSSPPPDGAESVIVLHGLRRTSTSMAILVARLEDAGYGVTSFGYASTSEPMEVLIDQLEAAVALCCADHAEEVHFVTHSMGGVLVRSYLSQQPEPHKGRVVMLSPPSQGSEIVDAFADSPRLRDLFVGPAASQLGTDSAGIAKQLGPARFDLGIIAGDRSLSPVGSWVIPGPDDGKVAVGRANVEGSADFLVISATHTFIMNRRDVARQVVHFLRNGRFSPTNP, from the coding sequence ATGACGAGCAGACATCTCTTCAAATCACTGACCTGTGCACTTCTGGTCCTTTCCGGATGCTCGTCATCGCCGCCCCCGGACGGGGCGGAGTCCGTCATCGTCCTGCATGGCCTGCGCCGTACCTCTACCTCGATGGCGATTCTCGTGGCGCGCCTCGAGGATGCCGGCTACGGCGTTACCAGCTTTGGGTATGCATCGACGTCGGAGCCCATGGAAGTCCTCATCGATCAGCTCGAGGCCGCGGTGGCGCTGTGCTGTGCGGATCATGCGGAAGAGGTGCATTTCGTCACGCACTCGATGGGAGGCGTGTTGGTCCGGAGCTATCTCTCCCAGCAGCCCGAGCCGCACAAGGGGCGTGTCGTGATGCTGAGTCCCCCGAGCCAGGGGAGCGAGATCGTCGACGCCTTCGCGGATTCGCCGCGACTTCGAGATCTATTCGTGGGCCCTGCCGCCTCGCAACTGGGGACCGACTCCGCGGGCATCGCCAAGCAACTGGGCCCGGCACGATTCGACCTGGGCATCATCGCCGGCGACCGGAGCCTGAGCCCGGTAGGGTCGTGGGTGATTCCAGGGCCTGATGACGGCAAGGTTGCCGTGGGCCGTGCCAACGTCGAGGGGTCGGCGGACTTTCTGGTCATCTCCGCGACGCACACGTTCATCATGAACCGCAGAGATGTGGCCAGGCAGGTCGTGCACTTTCTGCGAAACGGTCGGTTCAGTCCGACGAACCCGTAG
- a CDS encoding mechanosensitive ion channel family protein, which produces MQALENFLSQFGAFNNLAADPRFQALIVVVLSFVVAKIADWVISRLITRWAQKTTTDLDDRIVEMLHRPLFLFVLIGGLSVAVDLLSLQGVMRRVTFGALGTMAVFIGFGLAIRVSGLALEALSQQADRFRFIDEQTLPLFRNLSNVLLLGAGAYFLFLVWDLDVTGWLASAGIIGIAVGFGAKDTVANFFAGVFILADAPYRIGDFIILDTGERGRVTHIGLRSTRLLTRDDIEVTVPNAVMGNTKIINETGGPHKKERIRIKITCAYGSDIDHVKKVLVETAVHLDGVCAEPEPRVRFRAFGPSGLELELLGWIEEPVLRGRITDALNTEVYRRFNEEKIEIPYLKQDVYIKEMPR; this is translated from the coding sequence ATGCAGGCCCTGGAGAATTTCCTGAGTCAGTTCGGTGCGTTCAACAACTTGGCCGCCGACCCGCGCTTTCAAGCCCTTATCGTCGTCGTTCTAAGCTTCGTGGTCGCCAAGATCGCCGACTGGGTCATCTCCAGGCTGATCACCCGCTGGGCACAAAAAACCACGACCGACCTCGACGATCGCATCGTCGAGATGCTGCATCGGCCGCTGTTTCTGTTCGTACTCATCGGGGGCCTGTCGGTGGCCGTAGATCTGCTCTCACTGCAAGGTGTCATGCGAAGGGTCACGTTCGGTGCCCTCGGCACAATGGCCGTTTTCATCGGCTTCGGTCTCGCGATACGCGTGAGTGGACTGGCCCTAGAGGCCCTGAGTCAGCAGGCTGACCGCTTCCGGTTCATCGATGAACAGACACTGCCCCTGTTTCGCAACCTGTCCAACGTGCTGCTGTTGGGGGCGGGCGCCTACTTTCTGTTCCTGGTTTGGGACCTGGACGTTACTGGGTGGTTAGCCTCGGCCGGAATCATCGGGATCGCAGTCGGCTTCGGCGCCAAAGACACGGTCGCCAACTTCTTCGCGGGTGTATTCATCCTCGCCGACGCACCGTACAGGATTGGGGACTTCATCATTCTCGATACTGGAGAACGGGGACGGGTCACCCACATCGGGCTTCGCAGCACTCGCCTCCTGACCCGTGACGACATCGAGGTGACCGTACCCAACGCGGTCATGGGCAACACCAAGATCATCAACGAGACGGGGGGACCTCACAAGAAGGAGCGCATACGCATCAAAATCACATGCGCCTATGGATCCGACATCGATCACGTGAAGAAGGTGCTTGTCGAAACCGCCGTTCATCTCGACGGCGTGTGCGCCGAGCCGGAACCACGCGTCCGTTTTCGCGCGTTCGGCCCCTCTGGACTCGAGTTGGAGCTCCTGGGTTGGATCGAGGAGCCCGTCCTCCGCGGCCGCATCACCGACGCGCTCAACACCGAGGTGTATCGCCGATTCAACGAGGAGAAAATCGAGATTCCCTACCTGAAGCAGGACGTGTACATAAAGGAGATGCCACGGTAG
- a CDS encoding transposase, whose product MADRMLEILMAGVSTRKYGAVIGEMADTVGVSKSAVSRETIEASERVLKELMERRLDAWDLLVIYLDGIQFGAHHVLAAVGVDTDGKKHVLGMRQGASENTEVTTTLLQDLVERGLDPERRRLFVIDGSRALRKAITQVFGAEHLVQRCRNHKLRNVIGHLPKGEHPQVKAAIRAAWKLDAKDGTQKLEQLARWLERDQPSVAASLREGLHEMFTINRLGLPPRLRKCLGTTNVIDSTHSGVRQKTRRVTNWKNGAMALRWAAASFVETEKSYRRIVGFDQLRMLKAHLDDREPVAEMKMAG is encoded by the coding sequence ATGGCGGACAGGATGCTGGAGATCCTGATGGCAGGCGTGAGCACGCGGAAGTACGGTGCGGTGATCGGCGAAATGGCCGACACGGTGGGCGTGAGCAAGTCGGCGGTGAGCCGCGAGACGATCGAAGCGTCGGAGCGCGTGCTGAAGGAGTTGATGGAGAGACGCCTCGACGCGTGGGATCTGTTGGTGATCTACCTCGACGGCATCCAATTCGGTGCGCACCATGTACTTGCGGCCGTGGGCGTGGACACGGACGGCAAGAAGCATGTGCTGGGGATGCGGCAGGGAGCGAGCGAGAACACCGAGGTGACCACCACCCTGCTCCAGGACCTGGTCGAGCGTGGCCTGGATCCGGAGCGCCGGCGACTGTTCGTGATCGATGGCTCGAGGGCACTGAGGAAAGCCATCACTCAGGTGTTTGGCGCGGAGCACTTGGTCCAGAGATGCAGGAATCACAAGCTCAGGAATGTCATCGGGCACCTGCCGAAGGGCGAGCACCCACAGGTGAAGGCCGCGATCCGTGCGGCGTGGAAGCTCGACGCGAAGGACGGCACCCAGAAGCTCGAACAGCTGGCGCGGTGGCTCGAACGCGATCAGCCGTCGGTGGCGGCAAGCCTCCGTGAGGGTCTGCATGAGATGTTCACGATCAACCGGCTTGGATTACCACCTCGGCTGAGGAAGTGCCTCGGCACCACGAATGTCATCGACAGCACCCACTCAGGCGTGAGGCAGAAGACCCGCAGGGTCACGAACTGGAAGAATGGCGCGATGGCCTTGAGATGGGCAGCAGCCTCCTTCGTCGAGACCGAGAAGAGCTACCGACGTATCGTCGGCTTCGATCAACTCCGGATGCTCAAAGCTCATCTCGATGATCGCGAGCCGGTTGCCGAAATGAAGATGGCAGGTTAA
- a CDS encoding carboxypeptidase regulatory-like domain-containing protein: MTPATAVLVSPASAQTIRGRLLDVENGQPINIGLVIMFAEAGDSVTYTVTDERGYFSVTSPEPGSFLLLGSALGYRETVDGIFDVGMGGELTVEFRLPPEPLPLDEILVMLDRPVQQHRLIRNGFVRRYQRGLGHFITPYEIEKSVARNTEQLFHSVPGMVVRLADGPLSYLGDMVVMRNAGTGGGYLCSPVVFVDGVRVRYDHLDGISLSGVVPLETVEAVEAYRSPAEVPVEYNITRSGDQCGVLLFWTKR; encoded by the coding sequence TTGACCCCAGCTACCGCCGTGCTGGTCTCGCCCGCTTCCGCGCAGACGATCAGGGGCCGCCTCCTCGACGTCGAGAACGGCCAGCCCATCAACATCGGGCTCGTCATCATGTTCGCCGAAGCGGGCGACTCAGTCACCTACACGGTCACGGACGAGCGGGGGTACTTCTCGGTCACCTCCCCGGAACCGGGAAGTTTCCTACTTCTGGGCTCGGCGCTGGGGTATCGCGAGACCGTGGACGGCATCTTCGACGTCGGCATGGGCGGAGAGCTTACCGTTGAGTTCCGCCTGCCACCCGAGCCACTGCCCCTCGACGAGATCCTGGTGATGCTCGACCGGCCGGTTCAGCAACACAGGCTCATTCGAAACGGCTTCGTGCGTCGCTACCAGCGTGGCCTCGGCCACTTCATCACGCCGTACGAGATTGAGAAGTCCGTGGCGCGGAACACCGAACAGCTCTTTCACAGCGTCCCGGGCATGGTCGTGCGACTGGCCGACGGACCCCTGTCCTATCTCGGCGACATGGTTGTGATGCGTAATGCAGGGACTGGCGGCGGCTACTTGTGCTCCCCCGTGGTCTTCGTCGACGGCGTACGGGTCAGGTATGATCATTTGGACGGCATCTCACTGTCGGGCGTCGTGCCGCTCGAGACTGTGGAAGCAGTCGAGGCCTACCGGAGTCCCGCAGAGGTTCCGGTCGAGTACAACATCACGAGGAGTGGAGACCAGTGCGGTGTGCTCCTCTTCTGGACGAAGCGATGA